The Bradysia coprophila strain Holo2 chromosome IV unlocalized genomic scaffold, BU_Bcop_v1 contig_81, whole genome shotgun sequence genome has a window encoding:
- the LOC119072250 gene encoding aromatic-L-amino-acid decarboxylase isoform X1 produces MAKLNESIDMEAPDFKDFAKSMTDYIADYLENIRDRRVLPTVQPGYLKPLIPEEAPVKPDQWKDVMADIERVIMPGVTHWHSPKFHAYFPTANSYPAIVADMLSGAIACIGFTWIASPACTELEVEMLNWLGKMIDLPKEFLASSGGKAGGVIQGTASEATLVALLGAKARTMQRVKAEHPEWDESTIRSKLVGYCSAQAHSSVERAGLLGGVQLRLIKADSENRLRGDAVEAAIKEDIAAGNIPFYVVATLGTTNSCAFDYLDEIGPVGNKYNVWVHVDAAYAGSAFICPEYRHYMKGIETADSFNFNPHKWMLVNFDCSAMWLKEPEWVVNAFNVDPLYLKHDQQGAAPDYRHWQIPLGRRFRALKLWFVLRLYGVENLQAHIRRHCGFATQFEELCRKDDRFEIVGKVQMGLVCFRLKGANDLNEKLLKRINGRGKIHMVPSKINDVYFLRMAVCSRFTTSEDMEYSWNEVSAAADEELLANGN; encoded by the exons atcgaCATGGAAGCTCCAGACTTCAAAGACTTTGCCAAGTCTATGACTGATTACATAGCCGATTATTTGGAAAACATAAGAGATCG GCGTGTACTACCAACCGTTCAACCGGGATATCTGAAACCGCTTATCCCCGAAGAAGCTCCAGTGAAACCAGACCAATGGAAAGATGTTATGGCCGATATTGAACGAGTCATTATGCCAGGTGTAACCCACTGGCACAGTCCCAAATTCCATGCCTACTTTCCAACAGCCAATTCATATCCAGCGATTGTCGCTGATATGTTGAGCGGAGCGATCGCCTGCATCGGCTTCACTTGGATTGCCAGTCCGGCGTGTACAGAACTTGAAGTGGAAATGTTAAATTGGttgggaaaaatgattgaTTTGCCGAAAGAATTTCTAGCGTCGTCCGGAGGGAAAGCTGGCGGAGTCATTCAGGGTACGGCAAGTGAGGCTACACTTGTTGCGCTCTTAGGTGCCAAGGCACGAACAATGCAAAGAGTCAAGGCCGAGCATCCAGAGTGGGACGAATCGACAATTCGATCTAAATTGGTTGGCTATTGTTCCG CTCAAGCTCATTCGTCCGTTGAACGGGCTGGCTTACTAGGTGGGGTACAACTGCGTCTAATCAAGGCTGATTCAGAAAATCGTCTTAGGGGTGATGCTGTAGAAGCAGCGATCAAAGAAGACATTGCAGCTGGAAATATCCCATTTTAC GTCGTTGCTACCCTTGGCACAACCAATTCTTGTGCATTCGACTATCTGGATGAGATTGGCCCAGTTGGAAACAAATACAATGTTTGGGTCCACGTTGATGCTGCCTACGCAG GCTCTGCATTCATTTGCCCTGAGTACAGACACTACATGAAGGGAATCGAAACCGCCGATTCGTTCAACTTCAATCCTCACAAATGGATGCTGGTGAATTTCGATTGTAGCGCTATGTGGTTGAAGGAACCCGAGTGGGTCGTGAATGCTTTCAACGTGGATCCACTGTATCTAAAACACGATCAGCAAGGTGCTGCACCAGACTATCGCCATTGGCAAATTCCATTGGGACGACGATTCCGGGCGCTGAAACTTTGGTTTGTTTTGCGTTTGTATGGCGTTGAGAATCTTCAAGCTCACATCCGTCGGCACTGCGGATTCGCTACTCAATTCGAGGAGCTGTGTCGCAAGGACGATCGATTCGAAATCGTTGGAAAGGTGCAAATGGGTCTGGTTTGCTTCCGATTGAAGGGGGCAAACGATTTGAACGAGAAATTGTTGAAACGCATCAACGGACGTGGTAAAATTCACATGGTTCCATCGAAAATCAACGATGTGTACTTCTTAAGAATGGCCGTCTGTTCAAGATTCACCACTTCTGAAGATATGGAATACTCGTGGAATGAAGTCAGCGCTGCCGCTGATGAAGAACTATTGGCTAacggaaattaa
- the LOC119072250 gene encoding aromatic-L-amino-acid decarboxylase isoform X2, which yields MEAPDFKDFAKSMTDYIADYLENIRDRRVLPTVQPGYLKPLIPEEAPVKPDQWKDVMADIERVIMPGVTHWHSPKFHAYFPTANSYPAIVADMLSGAIACIGFTWIASPACTELEVEMLNWLGKMIDLPKEFLASSGGKAGGVIQGTASEATLVALLGAKARTMQRVKAEHPEWDESTIRSKLVGYCSAQAHSSVERAGLLGGVQLRLIKADSENRLRGDAVEAAIKEDIAAGNIPFYVVATLGTTNSCAFDYLDEIGPVGNKYNVWVHVDAAYAGSAFICPEYRHYMKGIETADSFNFNPHKWMLVNFDCSAMWLKEPEWVVNAFNVDPLYLKHDQQGAAPDYRHWQIPLGRRFRALKLWFVLRLYGVENLQAHIRRHCGFATQFEELCRKDDRFEIVGKVQMGLVCFRLKGANDLNEKLLKRINGRGKIHMVPSKINDVYFLRMAVCSRFTTSEDMEYSWNEVSAAADEELLANGN from the exons ATGGAAGCTCCAGACTTCAAAGACTTTGCCAAGTCTATGACTGATTACATAGCCGATTATTTGGAAAACATAAGAGATCG GCGTGTACTACCAACCGTTCAACCGGGATATCTGAAACCGCTTATCCCCGAAGAAGCTCCAGTGAAACCAGACCAATGGAAAGATGTTATGGCCGATATTGAACGAGTCATTATGCCAGGTGTAACCCACTGGCACAGTCCCAAATTCCATGCCTACTTTCCAACAGCCAATTCATATCCAGCGATTGTCGCTGATATGTTGAGCGGAGCGATCGCCTGCATCGGCTTCACTTGGATTGCCAGTCCGGCGTGTACAGAACTTGAAGTGGAAATGTTAAATTGGttgggaaaaatgattgaTTTGCCGAAAGAATTTCTAGCGTCGTCCGGAGGGAAAGCTGGCGGAGTCATTCAGGGTACGGCAAGTGAGGCTACACTTGTTGCGCTCTTAGGTGCCAAGGCACGAACAATGCAAAGAGTCAAGGCCGAGCATCCAGAGTGGGACGAATCGACAATTCGATCTAAATTGGTTGGCTATTGTTCCG CTCAAGCTCATTCGTCCGTTGAACGGGCTGGCTTACTAGGTGGGGTACAACTGCGTCTAATCAAGGCTGATTCAGAAAATCGTCTTAGGGGTGATGCTGTAGAAGCAGCGATCAAAGAAGACATTGCAGCTGGAAATATCCCATTTTAC GTCGTTGCTACCCTTGGCACAACCAATTCTTGTGCATTCGACTATCTGGATGAGATTGGCCCAGTTGGAAACAAATACAATGTTTGGGTCCACGTTGATGCTGCCTACGCAG GCTCTGCATTCATTTGCCCTGAGTACAGACACTACATGAAGGGAATCGAAACCGCCGATTCGTTCAACTTCAATCCTCACAAATGGATGCTGGTGAATTTCGATTGTAGCGCTATGTGGTTGAAGGAACCCGAGTGGGTCGTGAATGCTTTCAACGTGGATCCACTGTATCTAAAACACGATCAGCAAGGTGCTGCACCAGACTATCGCCATTGGCAAATTCCATTGGGACGACGATTCCGGGCGCTGAAACTTTGGTTTGTTTTGCGTTTGTATGGCGTTGAGAATCTTCAAGCTCACATCCGTCGGCACTGCGGATTCGCTACTCAATTCGAGGAGCTGTGTCGCAAGGACGATCGATTCGAAATCGTTGGAAAGGTGCAAATGGGTCTGGTTTGCTTCCGATTGAAGGGGGCAAACGATTTGAACGAGAAATTGTTGAAACGCATCAACGGACGTGGTAAAATTCACATGGTTCCATCGAAAATCAACGATGTGTACTTCTTAAGAATGGCCGTCTGTTCAAGATTCACCACTTCTGAAGATATGGAATACTCGTGGAATGAAGTCAGCGCTGCCGCTGATGAAGAACTATTGGCTAacggaaattaa
- the LOC119072248 gene encoding 3,4-dihydroxyphenylacetaldehyde synthase 2-like: MDVNQFREFAKSAVDFVADYLENIRDRPVLPSVEPGYLHKLVPDEVPEQPEQWQEVMKDMERVILPGVTHWQSPNFHAYYPTATSFPSIVGEMIASGLGIIGFSWICSPACTELEVVLMDWLGKFLDLPASFLNCSEGPGGGVIQGSASEAILVAILAAREQTVRRVKLEHPEMSESEIRGKLVSYSSDQSNSCVEKAGLLAAVPIRLIKADDNGSLRGEELEKTVLTDIENGLIPIICIATFGTTGTCAYDHMDELGPICKKYNIWLHIDAAYAGAALCCPEYRPLMSGIDWADSFNFNLHKWMMVNFDCCAMWLKNADTLVEAFSVDRIYLNHQFQGQSKAPDYRHWQIPLGRRFRALKVWIVLRTIGAENIRNNIRKHIHLAELFENYVKMDDRFEIVSARSMGLVCFRLKGDCSLTRQLLEKITERKQIYMIQAKCNEKLMMRFVVAGLDPNEKDIEFAWNEIVGQTCELLQPRKLAVDDSVIDKVANNFATILTTASHQEKLK, encoded by the exons ATGGATGTGAATCAATTTCGTGAATTTGCCAAATCTGCTGTGGATTTTGTTGCTGATTATTTGGAAAACATTCGTGATAG ACCAGTACTTCCATCTGTGGAACCAGGCTATCTGCACAAACTAGTACCGGACGAAGTTCCTGAACAGCCCGAACAATGGCAGGAAGTGATGAAGGACATGGAACGGGTTATATTGCCGGGAGTTACACACTG GCAGTCACCGAATTTTCATGCATATTATCCGACAGCCACAAGTTTTCCATCGATTGTCGGAGAAATGATTGCATCTGGATTGGGAATCATAGGATTTAGTTGG ATTTGCAGTCCTGCGTGTACCGAACTTGAAGTGGTCCTTATGGATTGGCTCGGAAAATTTCTTGACTTACCCGCTTCTTTCTTAAATTGCTCCGAAGGACCTGGAGGTGGTGTTATTCAAGGATCTGCCAGTGAAGCCATTTTGGTCGCAATTTTAGCTGCACGTGAACAGACCGTACGAAGGGTGAAATTGGAGCACCCGGAAATGTCAGAGAGCGAAATTCGTGGCAAACTGGTTTCATATTCGAGCGATCAAAGTAATAGCTGTGTTGAGAAAGCTGGTCTCCTTGCTGCCGTTCCTATCAGACTCATAAAAGCCGACGACAATGGTTCACTGCGTGGGGAAGAACTTGAAAAAACAGTTTTAACTGACATTGAAAATGGATTGATTCCAATAATTTGTATCGCAACGTTTGGAACAACAGGAACCTGTGCATACGACCACATGGATGAGTTGGGTCCGATTTGTAAAAAATACAATATTTGGTTGCATATTGACGCGGCCTATGCTGGTGCGGCACTATGTTGTCCTGAATATCGACCACTGATGAGCGGCATCGACTGGGCAGATtcgttcaatttcaatttgcaCAAATGGATGATGGTAAATTTCGACTGCTGTGCTATGTGGCTGAAAAATGCGGACACTCTAGTGGAGGCATTCTCAGTGGATCGAATCTATTTGAATCATCAATTCCAAGGTCAGTCAAAGGCCCCCGATTACAGACATTGGCAAATCCCATTGGGAAGACGATTTAGGGCACTGAAAGTTTGGATAGTTTTACGGACGATTGGCGCGGAGAATATACGGAATAATATACGCAAGCACATCCACTTGGCAGAACTGTTCGAGAATTATGTGAAAATGGACGATCGATTTGAAATTGTCAGTGCGAGAAGTATGGGTTTGGTTTGCTTTAGGTTGAAAGGAGATTGCAGCCTGACGCGGCAATTGTTGGAGAAAATTACCGAACGGAAGCAGATCTACATGATACAGGCAAAGTGTAACGAAAAGTTGATGATGAGATTTGTGGTGGCTGGACTAGATCCGAACGAAAAGGACATTGAATTTGCGTGGAATGAAATCGTTGGTCAAACATGCGAACTGTTACAGCCGAGAAAATTAGCGGTTGATGATAGTGTCATCGATAAAGTGGCAAACAATTTCGCCACAATTCTGACAACAGCTTCCCACCaagaaaagttgaaatga